CGTCTCGCCGCCCTGGAGGTGGGCGATCGGATCGAGATGGATGCCGGGGGAACGAGCCGGGAGTACCGGGTGGAATGGACCCGGATCGTCCGGCCGACGGAGACCTCGGTCCTCTCCCGGGGCGACCGGGAAGTACTGACCCTGGTGACCTGCTACCCGTTCCACTACGTCGGCCCGGCTCCGCGGCGCTACATCGTGCGGGCCGTCCCGGTCGATTCGATCGTCACGAGACCTTGATGCTTCAGGAGCGGCCGCTTTGGACCTGAATCGCTTCCCCCCTCCACCCCTCGATTTTTTCAAGACGCTGATGCCCCTGGGACAGGCTGAGCCGCTCGTGGTCGACATCGGCGGGCTCGCCTTTCGGTTGGAAGGAGCGGACAAAGAGCGGGCGGCGATTTTGAAGGAGCGCTACGCCGGATTTCTTACGACACGGCAGGAGGAGACTTTCGAGGTGGTCCTCCTGGATGCCGAAAAAGAGCACTTCGTCCGGCCGGATGAAGCGCCCGTTGGAACGGGACACCCTCTCTCCCTGGCCTGGGACGGGCCTTGCCTGCTGGTGCAATCGTTCGGATTCGCCGGATGGGCCGCGTTCGAGGAGCGCCGCGGCGCCGTCGCCCTGGCGCGCGCCGAGTACGAGAGATCGGCCTGGTGCGTGGAGAATTACCTCCGGGTCGTCACCGCCTGGCGCGCCCTGCGCGAGGGGGGCGCGCTGCTTCATGCCGCCAGCCTGGTCCTTGAAGGGAAGGGGTACCTGTTCATGGGTGCCTCGGGAAGCGGGAAGTCGACGCTGGCCGCGACCTCCCGCCAGGGCGAGGTGCTCAGCGACGATCTGTCGCTGGTGCGCTTCCACGACGACCGCTTCATGATTGCCGGCACGCCCTTCAGGGGAACTTACACCGGCGGGAGGAAGATCCAGGGCGAGTTTCCCATCGCGGGAATGTTCCGGATCCTGAAATCCGCGGACAACCGCCGCGAGCCGGTGCCGCCCGGCAGCGCCGTGACGATTCTCCTTGCCTCGGCCCCTTTCGTGGTCGACCAAATCGAGCGTGACGGCCGGATCCTGGAAAACCTTCGCCGGCTGGATGCCGCCCACCCGCTCGCTTACCTGCATTTCGATCGAAGCGGAAGTTTCTGGAGCGCCATCCTGGGTCGCTGAATCGGCGCCAGCCGCGCCGGCCCTGCATGCTATGCTCTGCGGCGGATAAGGCCACGGGTTTCGAGGCAGCCTTGCAACCGACGAGACGAATCGACTCGCTGCGCTGGGAAGCCGGGAAGAGTTGCGCCGCGGAGGATCGGGTGGTGGTCGAAGAGCCGCTCGAGATCCGGCTGAACGGATCTCCCGTGGCCGTGACCATGAGGACACCCGGCCACGATTTCCTCCTGGCGGCCGGCTTTCTGCACACCGAAGGAATCCTGCGGCGCCCCGAGCAATTGGCCTCGATTGCCTACTGCACGGAGGCGGATGCGGTGTCTGGGGAGCAGAATGTCGTCGATGTCCTGTCGGCGGCCGGCGCCGCGCTGCCGGCCGAAGGCTGGCAGCGGCAGTTCTATGTTTCTTCCTCCTGCGGAATCTGCGGCCGTGCCAGTCTGGAAGCGGTGCGGCAGGTGGTGTCGCCCCTGAAGGATTCCTCGCGTTTCGCGGCCGCGATCCTGGCGCGGCTGCCGCAAAGTTTGCGCGCCGCGCAGGCGGTCTTCCATGAAACCGGTGCGCTGCACGCGGCGGCGCTGTTCACGCCGCAAGGCGAGCTCACGGAGATCATGGAGGACATCGGCCGGCACAACGCCGTGGACAAGATCATCGGCTCCGCTTTCCTGGAAGATCGCCTGCCGCTCGAAGGCCGACTGTTGCTGGTGAGCGGACGAGTGTCTTTCGAGCTCACCCAGAAGGCGTGGATGGCGGGAGTTCCCGCCCTTGCCGGGATATCGGGAGCTTCGAGCCTGGCGATTGATCTGGCCCGCGAAGCGGGAATGCTGCTGGTCGGCTTTCTAAGGGAAGGTTCGATGCAGGTCTACGCGGGCGCCGACAGGCTCGAGACCGCCTGAGGTGAAGGCGCGGGTCCCTTTCCTGCTGGGACTTTATTACTTCGCGCTGTTCGCCGCCGCCGGCATCTACGTCCCTTATCTTGGGATCTACTCGCGCGGACTCGGGTTCACCTCGCTGCAGGTCGGCCTGCTGGCGGCGCTGACCCCGCTCAGCAAGATTCTCTTCCCGCCTGTCTGGGGAGCCCTCGCCGATCGCTCGGGTCACCGGCGCAGCTTCATCCTGCTCACCACGGCGCTGAGCATCGCGGCCTTCTCCGCGCTCTTCAAGGCCGAGACGTTCCTGCCGGTCGCCTTCGCCCTGCTGGCCTATTCCTTCTTCCATGCTCCCATCCTGGCGCTGAGCGAGACGCTCACCCTGGAGGAGGCCGCGCGGGGAGGGTTCGCCTACGGGCGGGTCCGCGCCTGGGGCTCGGTCGGGTACATGCTGGCGACGCTGGTGCTGGGGGCGCTGCTCGATTTGACATCGATGCGGACCTTCGTCATCGCCTTCGTGGCGGCCAGCTCCCTCCAGCTGGCCAGCGCGCTGGCGCTTCCCGCGGGAAGCGCGCCGGCCGCACGGCACGCGGCGCGCGGCGTCTGGGACCAGCTGCGCCGCAGCGACGTCCTGCTTTTTCTTCTTGCCTGCACCCTGATGGAGGTCAGCCATTCGGCCTACATCGGCTTTTTCGGCATCCATCTCTCCGAGTCGGGAGTCAGCAAGAAAGCCATCGGGGTCATGCTGGCGCTCCCGCAGTTCAGCGAGATCCCGGCGATGTATTTCGCCGATCGGTGGCTGCAGCGAGCCGGAGGGCGGCGCTTGATGCTGCTGGCATTCGCGGCAGCCGCGTTGCGCTGGCTCGTTCTGGGAATCACCACCGATCTCGTCGTGGTGGCGCTGTCGCAGGGGCTGCATGCCCTGACCTACGGCGTGTTCCACATCACGGCGGTGCAAATGGCGCGGCGGCTCTTCCCGGCCCATCTCCAGGCGAGCGCCCAGAGCCTGTACATCGGGTTGACCTATGGTCTGGGCGGAACGCTGGGGCTGATTGCGGCCGGAAGGCTCTATGACCCGCTCGGAGCGCAGGTCCTGTTCCTGCTCAGCGCGGCGGTGGCGATTGCGGCGCTGCCGGCCATCCTGCGCCTGAACGATTCGCGGGCAATCCACCCGCAGCCCGAGTCGGCCTGAAAAAAAAGCCCCGCGGGCGACGCCGCGGGGCTGATCTTGAAATTCCGTCCGCTCAGTTCGTGAGGACCTTGATCCGGCGAGGCTTGGCCGCCTCTACCTTCGGCAGCGTGACCCGAAGGACGCCGTCCTTGTACTCGGCCTGGATCTTCTCGGTGTCCACCGTGACTGGAAGTGTGAAGTAGCGGCTGAAGGAACCGTAGAATCTCTCGGTGCGGTAGAGGTTCTCCGATTTCACTTCCTTGTCGCGCTTGCGCTCGCCGCGGAGGCTGAGGACATTATTCTCGACCTGCACGTCGATGTCGCTCTTCTCCACCCCCGGAAGCTCGGCCTTCACGATGATGTTGTCTCCTTCCTCGTATATATCGCAGGAAGGGGCCCAGGCACCCATCGCTTCATCTCCCTCGCGGGAGGAGGCCGTGTCCTTGAAGATCCGATTGATTCTTTCCTGGAGAGCCTGGAAGTCGTCTGCGAAAGGCTGGAATCTCACGAGAGCCATCTTCTTCCTCCTTGAGGTTTGCCCCATTGGCGGTGACAAATATAAAGTATGAGTGAGTCATTGTCAAATGATATGATGCAAAAATATCAATATATTTAAACTATTGATATTACAATGTTTATAATGTTGTCTTGCCATAGCATTCGAGTATGGGGGCGAGCGAAAGGAGGGAAGCGCGCGATTGAAGCTGCGAAGCGGCGGGACCAACGGCCTATTGCCAAGGTGCTGAATCTGCTGGAGAACCATGTCCGGAGAACCGTATAATGCTGGCCGCCACAGGGAGCCATCCTTGACCAGTCAGCCTTCCCGCTCGCTCGAAGTCTTTCCCAATCCGCGTACCGGCAGGGACTACGAGATAAGCTTCGAATGCCCTGAGTTCACCTGCTTGTGCCCCCGGACCGGCCAGCCCGATTTCGCAACCATCCGAATCCGCTATACCCCCGGGGAGCTTTGTGTCGAGCTGAAATCGCTCAAGCTCTATCTCTGGTCCTATCGCAATGAAGGGGCCTTCCACGAAGCGGTCACGAACCAAATCCTGGACGATCTCGTCCAGGCGTGCCGGCCGAAGAACATGCAGGTGACCGGCGATTTTCTCGTGCGGGGCGGCATTCACACCGTTGTTACGGCCTCCTACAACGCGCGTTGATGCCTCCTGGCCTGCCGCGCCGTCCCGTCATCCGGTTGCGGCTCCGAGCAGCCTTCTTCTGCCTGGCGGGGCTCGCGAGTCTTCTACTTGTCTCCCTTCCCTCACTGGCTTCGAATCCGCCCGCCGCACCAGGGCCGCTCCTCATCAAGGGAGGGACCCTGATAGATGGCACCGGGGCCCCCCCGCTGAGGCACGCCTGGGTTCTGGTGGAAGGGGACCGCATCCTTCAGGTTGGCCCCGCTCACAGCTTCAAGAAGCCTCGCAACGCGGCCGTGCTGCGCGCCGGGGATCGGACCATTCTCCCGGGGCTCATCGACGCCCACGTCCACCTCGGAATCAGCGGCGTCATCGGCTACACCTTCCTGAGGCGCCAGGCGCACGGCCTGGACCTGTTCGAGCAAAACCTGCAGTCCGAGCTCCTCGGAGGGGTGACCCAGGTCCGGGACCTGCACATGCCGGTCGCGATGGGGAAGAGCTTGACCGAGCGGGTCCGCCAGGATCCCAGGGAAGGGGCTCGCCTGATTTACTCCGGGCCCATCCTTTCCGCACCGGAAGGCTATGGATTTCCCTATTCGGTGCCGGTGGCTTCCCTCGACCAGGCGCGCGATCGCGTCGATGAGCTGGTGCAGGAGGGCGCGGGAGTCGTGAAGATTGCCGTGACCAGCCGGCAGCTCGGCAATGCCCACATCCCGCCGATGGATGCCGGCGTCGCCAAAGCCATCGTCGAGGAGGCGCACCTCAAGGGCCTGAAAGTGGCGGCGCACGTCGCGGGAGCGACCGCCGACGATCTCAAGGCCGCGGTCGATGCCGGAGTCGACAGCCTGGAGCATATGCCGGGGACCTTCGATCCGCTGGGATTGCCCGACGTGTCCTACACCAGCTCCGGACTGCTCCCCGAGATCCTGGCCGGAAAGATCACGATCGTGCCGACCCTGTCGGTAGAAGCCGGGGATGATTACGGGCCGACGCTCGGATACCTTACCGAGGATCCGTCGCTGCTGATCCGGCTCACACCGATGCAGCGGAATACCCTCGCGGCCAACCTTAAGGACTTCTCGATTAATTCCAGGCGGCAGGCGATCGCCGAGGCGGGCAAGAAGCGGATGAAGCTTTTCCAGGAAGAAGTGCTGCGGCTATACCAGGCAGGGGTGACGATCGGCGCGGGGACCGATGCGGGGAACGGGCTGACCTTTCACGGCAATCTGCATACGGAGATCGAGCTGCTGGCTGAGTCGGGAATCCCGCCCATGGAGACGCTTCGGATCGCCACCTCCGGAAACGCCCGGCTGCTGGGCATCGAGGATCTCTCCGGCAGCGTCGAGCCGGGAAAGCGCGCCGACCTTCTCCTGGTGCGCGGCGATCCGCTGGAAGACCTGCGCGTCCTGCGCAGCGTCGACCGCGTCGTGATCGCCGGCCGCGTGGTGGAGGTCGCGGAGATGGTGAAGGCCGCGGTCAAGGAGGCAAAGAAGAAAAAGTGAGCCTACTCCACCACGATCTTGCCGTTCTCGGACCAGTGCTTGACGCTCCACGTCTTGGTGCAGCGCATCTCGTATTCCCCTTCGGAGCTGGCCGCGAACTCGAAGGTGACGGGCCGATCGGGGGTGGCTTTTCCCTTGAGCTTGAGCACCGGGATGCTCACGCCGTACGTTCCGTCCCGGGGAAGAAAGGTCAGGCGTACCAGATCGCCGCGCCGGACGCGAATCACGTCGGGAGTGATTTTCCCTTCCACGGCGACCACCGTGATCTTGTGGAACCTCGGCGCGGAGGCCGCCGCGACCGGCTTGCCCGGCTGCGGAGAGGCCGCCGCTATGGCAAGCCCGAGGGTCAGCAGCGCGGCGTTCAGCAGCACCATGCGGGGTATCTTCATGAGAGAACCTCCATCGCGGCATCGAAGGGATAGAGCCATCCGGGAGCTAATATGAAATCCCCCAGCAGGTTGGCAAGCGTTTTACGAAATCGACACGCGGCGGGGGAATGCGACCCGCCTGGCGGGAGGATCTGTCCGGGATTCGCGCGCCGAGACCGCGCCGGCCGGCCTGCGCTTGACGTCCGGGAGCGCTCGCGGTGAGCGAGAAGCCCGACGGCGGAGGGAGCCCGAGGCGGGCGCGCAGGACTTCGTCCGGCGGCCGCCGGATCCTCCGGCGTCTCCTGCTCTCCTTCCTGGCGGTGGTTCTCGCCACCCTGGTCCTCGTCTATCTGGATGTCACGCGCCGCTTCGAAGCGCGCCAGGAAGACTTTCCCTCGCGGCTCTACTCCAGCAGCCTGACCCTCGCCGAAGGGCACGAGATCTCGACCTACGGCCTGCTGACCCGTCTCGGCCGACTCGGCTACCGCAAGGTGAACGCCGGTCCCGCCAAGCCCGGGGAATACCTCATCGTCGGGCGGGAAATCCGCATTGCCTTGCGGCCGTTCGACTACCCGGACGAGAAGTTCGCCGGTGACCGCGTGCGGATTCAGCTGCGCGGCAACCGGATCCGGCGGATTACCAGCATGGACAGCGGCAGGCATCTGGAGAAGGTGCGGCTGGAGCCCGAGCTGATCGCCACCTTTTACCAGGAGGTTCAGGAGGAGCGCACCTGGACCCCGCTCAAGAGCTTCCCGCCGGAGCTGAGGCGCGCCGTGATTTCGGTCGAGGACCGCAGCTTCTACCGGCATCCGGGAGTGGATGTTCGCGGAATCGCGAGGGCCGCGTACGTCGACCTGGCCCACCGCAGGGCCATGCAGGGAGGCAGCACCATCACCCAGCAGCTGGCCAAGAACCTCTACGCCAACCGCAAGCGCGACCTAGTGCGGAAAATCCTCGAGACCGCCGCGGCGGTGATGCTGGAGGCGCGTTATACGAAGGACCAGATCCTGGAGGCCTACCTCAACGAGGTCTACATGGGCCAGCGCGGCCCGGTCGCCATCAGCGGCATGGGGGAAGCGGCACGCTTCTACTTCCGCAAGAACCCGGCCGAGCTCACCGTCAGCGAGTCGGCGCTGCTGGCGGGGATGATCAGCAGCCCCGGCCTCTACAATCCATACCGCAACCCGGCCGCCGCGCTGTCGCGGCGCAACCGCGTTCTCAAGTCGATGGTCGAGACCGGCGACCTGGAGGATCCGGCCTTTCGGGCCGCCCGCGGGACCGGATTAGGCGTGACGCAGCAAAGGCCTCTCAATTACCGCGCGCCCTACCTGGTCGACTTTCTGGAGGAGGAGGTGCGCCGCGCCTTTCCGGATGCGCCTCCCGCCGGCGCGGGGTTGCGCATCTTCAGCACCGTGGATCCCGATCTCCAGGAGGAGGCGGAAGCCGCCCTGGGCTCCGGGCTGGACCGTCTCGAGAAGAGCTATCCGGTGCTGCGCAAGAACCCGCGGGGGCTGCTCCAGGGCGCGGTGGTCGTCCTGCGCGTGTCCGATGGATCGATCCTGGCGCTGGTGGGCGGGCGCGATTACCGCGTCAGCCAGTTCAACCGCACCTACCAGGCGCATCGTCAGCCGGGCTCCTTGTTCAAGCCGTTCGTCTACCTGGCGGGATTCGATCGGGCCCAGTACGACCCCGGTTTTTCGTTCACCGTCGCCACGCCGCTGGACGATTCTCCGCTGGAGCTGATGTCGGGAGGGAAGCGCTACACTCCGCAGAACTACGATCATGAGTTCCACGGGACGATCCCCGTCCGCCGCGCGCTGGAGCAATCGATCAACGTGGCGACCATCCGGGCGGCCGAGACAGTAGGCCTGGATCATGTCATCACGGCGGCGCGGCGCTGCGGCATCGCCAGCCCGCTCCCCAAGGTTCCTTCCCTGGCGCTGGGAACGGCCGAGGTCACGCCGCTGGAGATGGCGACGGCCTATGTTACCCTCGCCTCGGGAGGGGTGCGCACGCCGCTGCGTGCCGTGCTGGCGCTGACCGACCGCAAGGGCAGGACGGTGGAATCCGAGAATCAGGCGCCCACTCGGGTGATTTCGCCGCAGGCCACCTACCTGCTGACCAATTTGCTCGAGGGGGTGCTCCGAGAGGGGACTGCGGCTTCGGCGGCGGAGCTCGGGTTCACCGGAGTCGCGGCGGGGAAGACCGGCACCACAGACGATCTACGCGACGCCTGGTTCGTCGGCTACACCCCGACGACGCTCGCGCTGGTCTGGGTGGGCTACGACGACAACCGCATCCTGGGGCTGACCGGCGCGCAGGCCGCGCTGCCGATCTGGGTCGACTTGATGATGGGCTCGGGAAAAGTATCCAGCGAGGAGTTCCCGGTCCCCGACGGAATTCTGAGGGAGACGGTCGATCCACAGACCGGTCAGGTCGCGACCTGGAAGTGCCCCGAGAAGGTCGAGGAGATCTTCATCGAGGGGACCGAGCCGGTGGAGCGCTGCCAGGAGCACGAGAACCGGCACTGGTGGCAGATCTTCACCGACGACGAGTCGGATCCTACCTGACGCTTAGAGGTCCTTGTAGCTGATCAGCTCGATGCCGTATTGGGAGATGGCGGAGCGGATCTGGGGATCGGTGAGAACGCGCAGCTCGCGCTCCCGATCCTCGGAGACGAAGCCGCGGTGGCCCGCGTCCTTGTGGCCCGGGCGCACCATGATCTCGGTGGTTCCTTCCGGAAGTTTGGCCAGGACATCCAGGAACCGGTCGAAGTGCATCCCGCCGGAAAAGCCAATCCCGCGGAAATGGTCGGAGGTTCGCAGCTTCTCCCCGAACAGGATCTCCGCAGAGCGCCCCACCAGCCCCTGGGTACGGACCAGCTCCCAGTAGACTTGCGGAGGCACCGATCCGGGGGCCGGGACCGGTTCGCGGGGGAGGCGGACCTTGTCGATCCCGTGCCGCCGCGCCACCCAGCAGACCGCCGCCATCACGCCCGGATAGAGATGAATATGGTGCAGGGAATCGAGGTGGGTCGGCTCGATGCCGTTGTCCCGGACGCGGCGGACCTGCAGGTCGAATTCCGAGCGGATCTCCTCCGCGTCGAGCCTGCCTTCCATGAGCCGGCGGCGCGCTTCGACCTTCTCGAAGAAGCGGCCCTGGCGATCCGCGAGAGTGCGCGGGTGCG
The window above is part of the Candidatus Polarisedimenticolia bacterium genome. Proteins encoded here:
- a CDS encoding sortase, whose translation is RLAALEVGDRIEMDAGGTSREYRVEWTRIVRPTETSVLSRGDREVLTLVTCYPFHYVGPAPRRYIVRAVPVDSIVTRP
- the queF gene encoding preQ(1) synthase encodes the protein MTSQPSRSLEVFPNPRTGRDYEISFECPEFTCLCPRTGQPDFATIRIRYTPGELCVELKSLKLYLWSYRNEGAFHEAVTNQILDDLVQACRPKNMQVTGDFLVRGGIHTVVTASYNAR
- a CDS encoding cupredoxin domain-containing protein, translated to MKIPRMVLLNAALLTLGLAIAAASPQPGKPVAAASAPRFHKITVVAVEGKITPDVIRVRRGDLVRLTFLPRDGTYGVSIPVLKLKGKATPDRPVTFEFAASSEGEYEMRCTKTWSVKHWSENGKIVVE
- a CDS encoding PBP1A family penicillin-binding protein; this translates as MSEKPDGGGSPRRARRTSSGGRRILRRLLLSFLAVVLATLVLVYLDVTRRFEARQEDFPSRLYSSSLTLAEGHEISTYGLLTRLGRLGYRKVNAGPAKPGEYLIVGREIRIALRPFDYPDEKFAGDRVRIQLRGNRIRRITSMDSGRHLEKVRLEPELIATFYQEVQEERTWTPLKSFPPELRRAVISVEDRSFYRHPGVDVRGIARAAYVDLAHRRAMQGGSTITQQLAKNLYANRKRDLVRKILETAAAVMLEARYTKDQILEAYLNEVYMGQRGPVAISGMGEAARFYFRKNPAELTVSESALLAGMISSPGLYNPYRNPAAALSRRNRVLKSMVETGDLEDPAFRAARGTGLGVTQQRPLNYRAPYLVDFLEEEVRRAFPDAPPAGAGLRIFSTVDPDLQEEAEAALGSGLDRLEKSYPVLRKNPRGLLQGAVVVLRVSDGSILALVGGRDYRVSQFNRTYQAHRQPGSLFKPFVYLAGFDRAQYDPGFSFTVATPLDDSPLELMSGGKRYTPQNYDHEFHGTIPVRRALEQSINVATIRAAETVGLDHVITAARRCGIASPLPKVPSLALGTAEVTPLEMATAYVTLASGGVRTPLRAVLALTDRKGRTVESENQAPTRVISPQATYLLTNLLEGVLREGTAASAAELGFTGVAAGKTGTTDDLRDAWFVGYTPTTLALVWVGYDDNRILGLTGAQAALPIWVDLMMGSGKVSSEEFPVPDGILRETVDPQTGQVATWKCPEKVEEIFIEGTEPVERCQEHENRHWWQIFTDDESDPT
- a CDS encoding Hsp20/alpha crystallin family protein, producing the protein MALVRFQPFADDFQALQERINRIFKDTASSREGDEAMGAWAPSCDIYEEGDNIIVKAELPGVEKSDIDVQVENNVLSLRGERKRDKEVKSENLYRTERFYGSFSRYFTLPVTVDTEKIQAEYKDGVLRVTLPKVEAAKPRRIKVLTN
- a CDS encoding MFS transporter; the encoded protein is MKARVPFLLGLYYFALFAAAGIYVPYLGIYSRGLGFTSLQVGLLAALTPLSKILFPPVWGALADRSGHRRSFILLTTALSIAAFSALFKAETFLPVAFALLAYSFFHAPILALSETLTLEEAARGGFAYGRVRAWGSVGYMLATLVLGALLDLTSMRTFVIAFVAASSLQLASALALPAGSAPAARHAARGVWDQLRRSDVLLFLLACTLMEVSHSAYIGFFGIHLSESGVSKKAIGVMLALPQFSEIPAMYFADRWLQRAGGRRLMLLAFAAAALRWLVLGITTDLVVVALSQGLHALTYGVFHITAVQMARRLFPAHLQASAQSLYIGLTYGLGGTLGLIAAGRLYDPLGAQVLFLLSAAVAIAALPAILRLNDSRAIHPQPESA
- a CDS encoding amidohydrolase family protein, producing MPPGLPRRPVIRLRLRAAFFCLAGLASLLLVSLPSLASNPPAAPGPLLIKGGTLIDGTGAPPLRHAWVLVEGDRILQVGPAHSFKKPRNAAVLRAGDRTILPGLIDAHVHLGISGVIGYTFLRRQAHGLDLFEQNLQSELLGGVTQVRDLHMPVAMGKSLTERVRQDPREGARLIYSGPILSAPEGYGFPYSVPVASLDQARDRVDELVQEGAGVVKIAVTSRQLGNAHIPPMDAGVAKAIVEEAHLKGLKVAAHVAGATADDLKAAVDAGVDSLEHMPGTFDPLGLPDVSYTSSGLLPEILAGKITIVPTLSVEAGDDYGPTLGYLTEDPSLLIRLTPMQRNTLAANLKDFSINSRRQAIAEAGKKRMKLFQEEVLRLYQAGVTIGAGTDAGNGLTFHGNLHTEIELLAESGIPPMETLRIATSGNARLLGIEDLSGSVEPGKRADLLLVRGDPLEDLRVLRSVDRVVIAGRVVEVAEMVKAAVKEAKKKK
- a CDS encoding ChbG/HpnK family deacetylase, whose protein sequence is MNRRVIINADEMGIDEPRSRGILEAYDKGVVTSASVLANSPHLELLASLIKEKPGLGVGVHLNLTEGSPILSHPRTLADRQGRFFEKVEARRRLMEGRLDAEEIRSEFDLQVRRVRDNGIEPTHLDSLHHIHLYPGVMAAVCWVARRHGIDKVRLPREPVPAPGSVPPQVYWELVRTQGLVGRSAEILFGEKLRTSDHFRGIGFSGGMHFDRFLDVLAKLPEGTTEIMVRPGHKDAGHRGFVSEDRERELRVLTDPQIRSAISQYGIELISYKDL
- the fdhD gene encoding formate dehydrogenase accessory sulfurtransferase FdhD; its protein translation is MDSLRWEAGKSCAAEDRVVVEEPLEIRLNGSPVAVTMRTPGHDFLLAAGFLHTEGILRRPEQLASIAYCTEADAVSGEQNVVDVLSAAGAALPAEGWQRQFYVSSSCGICGRASLEAVRQVVSPLKDSSRFAAAILARLPQSLRAAQAVFHETGALHAAALFTPQGELTEIMEDIGRHNAVDKIIGSAFLEDRLPLEGRLLLVSGRVSFELTQKAWMAGVPALAGISGASSLAIDLAREAGMLLVGFLREGSMQVYAGADRLETA